From a single Pseudorasbora parva isolate DD20220531a chromosome 17, ASM2467924v1, whole genome shotgun sequence genomic region:
- the rock2a gene encoding rho-associated protein kinase 2 isoform X1: MSLGAERRMENRLRQLEAMIKEPRSAINLESLLDSMNALVLDLDSPALRKNKNIETFLNRYEKVMAKTRELQMKPEDFDRVKVIGRGAFGEVQLVRHKASQKVYAMKVLSKFEMIKRSDSAFFWEERDIMAFADSPWVVQLCCAFQDDRSLYMVMEYMPGGDLVNLTSTYDVPEKWAKFYTAEVVLALDAIHSMGFIHRDVKPDNMLLDRYGHLKLADFGTCMKMDGTGMVHCDTAVGTPDYISPEVLKSQGGDGYYGRECDWWSVGVFIYEMLVGDTPFYADSLVGTYSKIMDHKNSLNFPDDVEISQEAKNIICAFLTDREVRLGRNGVEEIKRHPFFRNDQWTFSTIRETAAPVVPELSSDIDTSNFDEIEEDKGEGETFPTPKAFVGNQLPFVGFTYFKEDQLLNAVNSSAMKNDLAVSKREDNLALQKKLHSLEEQLNIEMQAKDELEQKYRSNCSRLEKITKELDEEINGRKVLETSLRQLEREKALLQHKNVESHRRAESEADRKRCLENEVNSLRDQLDEMKKKNQNSHISNEKNIHLQKQLDEANALLRAESDAATRLRKSQTEGSKQLQQLEAHARELQDKCCMLENSKLTLERENISLQAALDAEKREHTQGSETIFDLQARISGLEEEVKQARQALSKAETEKRQLQEKLTDLEKEKSNNQIDMTYKLKVLQQGLEQEEAAHKATKARLADKNKITESIEGAKSEATKELEQKLQEERSSKLRVENKVLELEKKNSMLDCDYKQSLQKLEELRRHKERLTEEVKNLSLKIEQEVQKRTLTQNDLKVQNQQLSTLRTSEKQLKQEINHLLEIKRSLEKQNMELRKERQDSDGQMKELQDQLEAEQYFSTLYKTQVRELKEECEEKNKLYKDMQQSLQELQEERDSLAAQLEITLTKADSEQLARSIAEEQYSDLEKEKIMKELEIKEMMARHRQELAEKDTTITSLEEANRTLTNDVANLANEKEELNNKLKEAQDYLQNLKNEEQSITQVKLALEKQLQSERTLKTQAVNKLAEIMNRKEVRGGGSRRGNDTDVRRKEKENRKLQLELRSEREKLNSTIIKYQREINDMQAQLADESQVRIELQMALDSKDSDIEQLRGLLNSLNIQSLDSASMSSGPDMDTDESLSETRLEGWLSLPVRNNTKRFGWERKYVVVSSKKILFYNSEQDKELSNPYMVLDIDKLFHVRSVTQTDVYRADAKEIPRIFQILYANEGESKKEQEEPLPGDKSSYICHKGHEFIPTLYHFPTNCEACTKPLWNMFKPPPALECRRCHIKCHKDHMDKKEEIVAPCKVNYDVSTAKNLLLLALSQEDQQKWVSRLMKKIPKKPPAPDAPHRSSPRAPVKVQSSQSMRRPSRPIPSSKPRFVHSVKDPTACEEKSGFIYYKGHEFTPLFYHFPANCEACTKPLWNMFKPPLALECQRCQIKCHKEHMDKRDEGLRPCAPDQFNPQFNTG; this comes from the exons TGAACAGAT ATGAGAAGGTTATGGCAAAAACAAGGGAGCTCCAGATGAAACCAGAGGATTTTGACCGAGTGAAGGTGATCGGTAGAGGAGCATTCGGAGAAGTTCAGttg GTTAGGCATAAGGCCTCTCAGAAGGTGTATGCAATGAAGGTGCTCAGTAAGTTTGAAATGATCAAACGCTCAGATTCTGCCTTCTTCTGGGAGGAACGTGACATCATGGCATTTGCCGACAGCCCATGGGTCGTACAG CTGTGCTGTGCTTTCCAAGATGACCGCTCTCTCTACATGGTAATGGAATACATGCCGGGAGGAGATCTAGTCAATCTCACCAGCACGTACGACGTTCCGGAGAAGTGGGCAAAGTTCTACACCGCCGAGGTTGTGTTGGCGTTGGACGCTATTCACTCCATGGGCTTTATTCACCGGGACGTCAAACCAGACAACATGCTGCTGGACCGCTACGGACACCTCAAACTTGCCGACTTTGGGACCTGCATGAAAATGGATGGG ACGGGAATGGTTCATTGTGACACTGCGGTTGGAACCCCTGATTACATCTCGCCAGAGGTTCTCAAGTCTCAGGGTGGAGACGGATACTACGGACGTGAATGTGACTGGTGGTCGGTGGGAGTATTTATCTATGAGATGTTGGTTG ggGATACACCGTTCTATGCCGATTCTCTGGTGGGGACCTACAGTAAGATTATGGACCATAAGAATTCTCTTAACTTCCCTGATGACGTTGAGATCTCTCAAGAAGCCAAAAACATCATCTGTGCCTTCCTAACGGACAG GGAGGTTCGCCTGGGGCGAAATGGTGTAGAAGAAATTAAAAGACATCCTTTCTTTAGAAACGACCAGTGGACCTTCAGCACCATTAGAGAGA CTGCAGCCCCTGTGGTTCCAGAGCTGAGCAGTGACATAGACACCAGTAATTTTGATGAGATAGAGGAGGATAAAGGAGAAGGGGAGACCTTTCCTACACCCAAAGCCTTTGTTGGCAATCAGCTGCCCTTCGTGGGGTTCACCTACTTTAAAGAAGACCA GTTGTTGAATGCTGTTAACAGCTCCGCTATGAAAAATGATCTCGCAGTATCTAAAAGAGAG GACAATTTAGCA CTCCAGAAGAAACTTCATTCTCTAGAAGAGCAGCTCAATATTGAAATGCAGGCCAAAGATGAGCTGGAGCAAAAATACAGAAGCAACTGTAGCCGCCTAGAAAAGATCACCAAAGAGCTCGATGAAGAG ATAAACGGCAGAAAAGTGTTGGAGACGTCTCTGAGACAGctggagagggagaaagctcTCCTGCAGCACAAGAACGTAGAGAGTCACCGCAGGGCGGAGAGTGAAGCCGACCGCAAACGGTGCCTGGAGAATGAAGTGAACAGTCTGAGGGATCAGCTGGAtgaaatgaagaagaaaaaccAGAACTCACACATCTCCAATGAGAAGAACATCCACTTGCAGAAACAG CTGGATGAGGCGAATGCGTTACTGCGGGCAGAATCTGATGCGGCTACGCGGCTGCGTAAATCTCAGACAGAGGGCTCAAAACAGCTGCAGCAGTTGGAGGCTCATGCAAGAGAACTGCAGGACAAATGCTGCATGCTGGAGAACAGCAAGCTCACGCTGGAGAGGGAGAACATCAGCCTGCAGGCAGCGCTGGACGCAGAGAAACGAGAGCACACCCAGGGCTCTGAGACCATCTTTGATCTACAGG CACGAATCTCTGGTTTGGAGGAAGAAGTGAAACAGGCAAGACAAGCCCTATCTAAAGCTGAGACCGAGAAGAGGCAACTTCAGGAGAAGCTAACAGACCTggagaag GAGAAGAGCAATAACCAGATTGACATGACCTATAAGCTGAAGGTGTTACAGCAGGGTTTGGAGCAAGAGGAGGCGGCACACAAGGCCACAAAAGCTCGACTTGCCGACAAGAACAAGATTACGGAGTCCATTGAAGGAGCAAAATCTGAGGCAACGAAGG AGCTGGAACAAAAGCTGCAGGAGGAACGTTCCTCTAAACTGCGTGTGGAGAACAAGGTGTTAGAACTGGAGAAGAAGAACTCAATGCTCGACTGTGATTATAAACAGTCACTGCAGAAACTAGAGGAACTGCGGCGGCATAAAGAGAGACTCACAGAAGAA GTAAAGAATCTGAGTCTGAAGATTGAGCAAGAAGTTCAGAAACGCACTTTGACTCAGAATGACCTGAAAGTTCAAAACCAGCAGCTCAGCACCCTCCGAACATCAGAGAAACAACTCAAACAGGAGATCAACCACCTGCTGGAAATCAAACGCAGCctggaaaaacaaaacatggaGCTGCGCAA AGAGCGTCAGGATTCGGATGGACAGATGAAGGAACTGCAGGATCAGTTGGAGGCAGAGCAGTATTTCTCC ACACTTTATAAAACACAGGTGCGGGAGCTGAAGGAAGAGTGTGAGGAGAAAAATAAACTCTATAAAGACATGCAGCAGAGTCTACAAGAGTTACAGGAGGAAAG GGATTCTCTTGCAGCCCAGTTGGAGATCACACTAACAAAAGCTGATTCCGAGCAACTGGCACGCTCCATTGCGGAGGAACAGTATTCTGACCTGGAGAAGGAGAAGATCATGAAGGAGCTGGAGATCAAAGAGATGATGGCCAGACACAGACAGGAGCTCGCTGAAAAAGACACCACCATCACCTCT TTAGAGGAAGCTAATCGCACATTGACAAATGATGTTGCAAACCTGGCCAATGAAAAGGAAGAACTCAACAACAAGCTGAAGGAGGCACAAGACT ACCTGCAGAACCTGAAGAATGAAGAACAGTCCATCACTCAAGTGAAACTGGCCCTTGAGAAACAGCTGCAGTCAGAGAGAACTCTCAAAACACAG GCAGTGAACAAGCTGGCAGAGATCATGAACAGAAAGGAGGTCAGAGGTGGAGGCAGTCGCCGTGGAAATGATACAGACGTAAGGAGGAAGGAGAAAGAAAACAGGAAGCTGCAGCTGGAGCTTCGTTCTGAGagggagaaactcaacagcaccATCATCAAATACCAGAGAGAAATCAACGACATGCAAGCA CAATTAGCAGACGAGTCTCAGGTGCGTATCGAGCTGCAGATGGCTCTCGACAGTAAAGACAGTGATATTGAGCAGCTGCGCGGCCTATTGAACTCTCTCAACATCCAGTCGCTTGACTCGGCCAGTATGAGCAGCGGCCCAGACATGGACACTGATGAGTCACTATCAG AGACAAGACTGGAGGGCTGGCTGTCTTTACCAGTGAGGAACAACACCAAACGCTTTGGGTGGGAAAGGaag TATGTTGTGGTGAGCAGCAAGAAGATTCTCTTCTACAACAGTGAGCAAGACAAAGAGCTATCCAATCCCTACATGGTGTTGGACATAGA TAAACTTTTCCATGTGCGTTCGGTAACTCAGACGGACGTTTATCGTGCTGACGCCAAAGAAATCCCCAGAATATTTCAG ATCTTGTACGCTAACGAGGGTGAGAGCAAAAAAGAGCAAGAGGAACCTCTTCCTGGGGACAAGTCCAGCTACATTTGCCATAAAGGTCATGAGTTCATCCCCACCCTGTACCACTTTCCCACTAACTGTGAAGCCTGTACCAAACCCCTGTGGAACATGTTCAAACCACCTCCAGCCCTGGAATGCAGACGATGCCACATCAAGTGCCACAAAGACCACATGGACAAGAAAGAGGAAATCGTCGCCCCCTGCAAAG TGAACTACGACGTGTCTACAGCTAAAAATCTACTGCTGTTAGCCTTGTCTCAAGAGGACCAGCAGAAGTGGGTTAGCCGGCTTATGAAGAAGATACCCAAAAAACCTCCAGCTCCAGACGCCCCTCACCGCTCTTCTCCCAGAGCTCCTGTTAAAGTACAAAGCAGTCAATCTATGAGGAGACCCAGCCGACCAATACCTTCCAGCAAACCCAG GTTTGTGCACAGCGTAAAGGACCCAACAGCATGTGAGGAGAAATCTGGCTTCATCTACTACAAGGGTCATGAGTTTACCCCTTTATTCTACCACTTCCCTGCCAACTGTGAGGCCTGTACCAAACCCCTGTGGAACATGTTCAAACCTCCTCTGGCTCTGGAATGCCAGAGATGCCAGATCAAATGCCACAAAGAGCACATGGACAAGAGAGATGAAGGTCTCAGACCCTGTGCTCCGGACCAGTTCAACCCCCAGTTCAACACTGGGTGA